One region of Flavobacterium sp. GSB-24 genomic DNA includes:
- a CDS encoding non-ribosomal peptide synthetase produces the protein MKNQPQIQTEMETETETEIQFNPFSPEIERVIYTTNSQQEIWTDCIFGGGDANKAYNLSVSIKLKGNLVIDKFEKTVQTLVQRHEGLRATFSPDGRFMCIYSYVNFEISHNDFSNLSAIEKELSTDNLVKEEVNALFDLVNGPLFRVNLLKIDDFEYLVTLTIHHIIGDGLSIDIILEELGTIYSAYLENKEPKLPEPELFSEFAERINSFMESSEYKSLENFWINIYKESVPTIELPLDFERPPLRTYNSSRIDFPLDETIINKLKNIGISAGCSLVTTLLSAFEVFLCKITGQHDLVVGFPSSGNTLYDMRQLIGDCVNLLPLRSKISSEISFSDYLKERNSQLFDAYEHQQVSFGHLLKSFAIARDPSRIPLVPVILTVDMNRTIEEEFSFAGLSHELKVNPRQFGTFEIQLHIFKAKDGPSFQWSYNTTLFKEETIIQMMASFEEILHKIIDNADNPLSNFIGGNYLADYSELNNTEMPYPNVSLIELLRKQAEITPDNIALEFHDSKTTYLELHKKVNQLAHYLKAQGVESGDFIAVSFSRSPELVYTLLAIMECGAAYLPLDPEYPKERLEFMLNDSGAKVLLTSKTLFASLPSWPQTLFIEDAMDSLDEYSTLPLPETVSPENIAYVLYTSGSTGNPKGVPITHKNLVNFLCSMALEPGITENDRLLSITTISFDIAGLELYLPLIKGATLIIADHETARDGRLLLELVERENINFLQATPTTWSMLLDSGWSDKLPLKALCGGEAMPADLAKELLSKCDTLWNVYGPTETTIWSSIKQIKADDKLITIGKPIGNTQIYLIDEHGQLAAPGNIGEIVIGGDGVAKGYWNRPELTSEKFIENRFSSNKEDVIYRTGDLGKILPNNEIECLGRLDQQVKIRGHRIEPGEVEQALLLLDGIKAAVVLADENFLIAHIVPDSSLENAENQIPQWREALASRLPVQLIPHDFNLIEKIPTTLNGKIDRKALSQYKVNKKVTYTAPRTEEENIVATIWKESLNIENIDIFSDFFEMGGHSIKGVKVMIEIEKHTGKRIPLSALFKYSTVEKFAKLLNTGTEIYSDCLVPIKPQGNKAPLFIVHGAGLNVLNFINLSKHFDPDQPIYGIQGTKPKGFDGWYESIEAMAAHYIDAIIKVNPKGPYALAGFSFGGIVAFEMTRQLKAQGKKVSLTALLDSYVDSSYYYGNYRRKQLVRYFDITHRRLDFLKEMLLSWEAFKMRINGKKEYILQRHFGKKKEMTEQEELALQQFIEADGMVKKIVDRYHLKPQNIEVDLFRSKDDANYKLDPTHLGWKKAALGGVTIHNISGNHLDIVAPPNDKVLARLLQDILDEKHENI, from the coding sequence ATGAAAAATCAACCTCAAATACAAACAGAAATGGAAACTGAAACTGAAACTGAAATTCAATTTAATCCATTTTCACCTGAAATTGAACGCGTAATTTACACCACAAATTCGCAGCAAGAAATATGGACAGATTGTATTTTTGGCGGAGGTGATGCCAATAAAGCTTACAACTTGTCTGTATCTATTAAACTGAAAGGCAATTTAGTAATAGATAAATTTGAGAAGACCGTTCAAACTTTAGTGCAGCGTCATGAAGGTTTGAGAGCAACATTTAGTCCAGATGGCCGCTTTATGTGCATTTACAGCTATGTCAACTTTGAAATCTCTCATAATGATTTTTCTAACCTCTCAGCGATTGAAAAAGAACTATCCACAGATAATTTAGTAAAAGAAGAAGTAAATGCTCTTTTTGATCTTGTCAACGGTCCTCTATTTAGGGTTAATTTACTTAAAATCGATGATTTTGAATATCTCGTAACCTTAACAATCCATCATATAATTGGCGACGGATTAAGTATTGACATAATACTAGAAGAACTGGGTACAATTTATTCTGCATATCTCGAAAACAAAGAACCAAAACTACCAGAACCTGAACTTTTTAGCGAATTTGCCGAAAGAATAAATTCGTTTATGGAAAGCAGTGAATATAAGTCTTTAGAAAATTTTTGGATTAATATTTATAAAGAATCGGTTCCTACAATTGAACTGCCATTAGATTTCGAAAGACCTCCATTGCGAACCTATAACAGCAGCCGTATTGATTTTCCTTTAGATGAAACTATTATAAATAAATTAAAGAATATAGGAATAAGTGCCGGTTGTAGTTTGGTTACCACACTGCTTTCAGCATTTGAAGTATTCTTATGTAAAATTACTGGCCAGCATGATTTAGTCGTAGGATTTCCTTCTTCGGGAAATACACTATACGACATGCGCCAATTGATTGGCGATTGTGTGAATCTGCTGCCGCTCAGAAGTAAAATCAGCTCAGAAATTAGTTTTTCAGATTATTTAAAAGAAAGAAATTCTCAATTGTTTGATGCTTATGAACATCAGCAGGTTAGTTTTGGTCATTTATTAAAAAGTTTTGCCATTGCCAGAGATCCTTCAAGAATTCCGCTAGTTCCAGTTATACTTACAGTTGATATGAATCGAACTATAGAAGAGGAATTTTCATTTGCAGGTCTTTCGCACGAACTTAAAGTAAATCCACGTCAATTTGGAACTTTTGAAATTCAGCTGCATATTTTTAAAGCCAAAGATGGACCTTCATTTCAATGGTCTTATAATACAACATTATTCAAAGAAGAAACTATAATTCAGATGATGGCATCATTTGAAGAAATTCTGCATAAAATCATAGACAATGCAGATAATCCATTATCCAATTTTATAGGAGGTAATTATTTAGCAGATTATAGTGAGCTGAATAATACCGAAATGCCTTATCCAAACGTTTCCTTAATTGAATTACTTCGAAAACAAGCAGAAATTACTCCTGATAATATAGCTTTAGAATTTCACGATTCTAAAACGACCTATCTGGAATTACATAAAAAAGTAAATCAGCTGGCGCATTATTTAAAAGCACAAGGAGTTGAATCAGGTGATTTTATTGCGGTTTCTTTTTCAAGAAGTCCAGAACTGGTTTATACATTATTAGCCATTATGGAATGCGGCGCCGCCTATTTACCATTAGACCCAGAATATCCTAAAGAACGTTTAGAATTCATGCTCAATGATTCGGGTGCGAAAGTTTTATTAACCAGTAAAACATTGTTCGCCTCTTTGCCATCATGGCCGCAAACGCTTTTTATAGAAGATGCAATGGATTCATTAGATGAATATTCAACATTACCGCTTCCTGAAACCGTTAGTCCAGAAAATATAGCGTATGTACTTTATACCTCTGGGTCAACTGGTAACCCAAAAGGTGTTCCTATTACCCATAAAAATTTGGTGAATTTTCTTTGCAGCATGGCTTTAGAACCTGGCATTACTGAAAATGACAGATTACTATCTATAACCACTATATCTTTTGATATTGCTGGTTTAGAATTATACCTCCCGCTTATTAAAGGTGCGACATTAATAATAGCCGATCATGAAACAGCCAGAGATGGAAGACTTTTACTAGAATTAGTAGAACGTGAAAATATTAATTTTTTACAAGCAACACCAACAACCTGGTCAATGCTTTTAGATTCTGGCTGGTCCGATAAATTACCACTTAAAGCCCTTTGCGGCGGTGAGGCAATGCCAGCAGATCTTGCCAAAGAACTTTTATCTAAATGTGATACTCTTTGGAATGTTTATGGCCCAACAGAAACCACAATATGGTCTTCTATAAAACAAATAAAAGCTGACGATAAATTAATAACTATTGGAAAACCAATTGGAAACACACAAATTTATTTAATCGATGAACATGGTCAGCTTGCTGCACCTGGAAATATCGGAGAAATTGTTATTGGAGGTGATGGCGTTGCAAAAGGTTACTGGAACAGACCAGAGCTAACATCTGAAAAATTTATTGAAAACAGATTTTCTTCTAATAAAGAGGATGTTATTTATCGCACAGGAGATCTAGGAAAAATACTTCCCAACAATGAAATTGAATGTTTAGGACGCCTGGATCAGCAGGTTAAAATTAGAGGTCACCGTATTGAACCCGGCGAAGTCGAACAAGCTTTGTTATTACTTGACGGCATAAAAGCTGCAGTCGTACTAGCCGATGAAAATTTTCTTATAGCACATATAGTACCTGATAGCAGCTTAGAAAATGCAGAAAATCAGATACCGCAATGGCGCGAAGCTTTAGCCTCACGATTACCCGTGCAGTTAATTCCGCATGATTTTAATTTAATCGAGAAAATACCAACAACGCTTAATGGAAAAATCGATCGCAAAGCATTATCGCAATATAAAGTAAACAAAAAAGTAACTTATACTGCTCCTCGAACCGAAGAGGAAAATATAGTTGCCACCATTTGGAAAGAAAGCTTAAATATAGAAAACATTGATATTTTTAGTGATTTCTTCGAAATGGGCGGGCATTCAATCAAAGGTGTCAAGGTTATGATTGAAATTGAAAAGCATACCGGTAAACGAATTCCTTTATCAGCATTGTTCAAATATTCGACAGTAGAAAAATTTGCAAAACTTTTGAACACCGGCACAGAAATTTATTCGGATTGTCTGGTTCCAATAAAACCGCAGGGAAACAAAGCGCCTCTTTTTATCGTTCATGGAGCAGGACTTAATGTTTTAAATTTCATTAATTTAAGCAAACATTTTGATCCAGACCAGCCTATTTATGGTATTCAAGGAACTAAACCTAAAGGTTTTGACGGATGGTACGAATCAATTGAAGCCATGGCTGCTCATTATATAGATGCAATCATAAAAGTAAACCCGAAAGGACCATACGCATTAGCAGGGTTTTCTTTTGGAGGTATTGTTGCTTTTGAAATGACACGCCAATTGAAAGCACAGGGAAAAAAAGTAAGCTTGACCGCACTACTCGACTCTTATGTTGATTCTTCTTATTATTATGGAAATTACAGGCGAAAACAACTTGTGAGATACTTCGATATTACACACAGAAGGCTGGATTTTTTAAAAGAAATGTTATTGAGCTGGGAAGCTTTTAAAATGCGTATCAATGGAAAAAAAGAATACATTCTACAAAGACATTTTGGCAAGAAAAAAGAAATGACTGAGCAGGAAGAATTAGCTCTTCAGCAATTTATAGAAGCCGATGGCATGGTTAAAAAGATTGTAGACCGTTACCACTTAAAACCACAAAACATTGAAGTTGATTTATTTCGATCAAAAGATGACGCTAATTACAAATTAGACCCAACACATTTGGGATGGAAAAAAGCAGCATTAGGAGGCGTTACAATTCATAATATCTCTGGTAATCATTTAGATATTGTAGCACCGCCAAATGACAAAGTATTAGCGCGTTTACTTCAGGACATTTTAGATGAGAAACATGAGAACATTTAA
- a CDS encoding 4'-phosphopantetheinyl transferase superfamily protein, with product MRTFKPVIEYSTIKDIKLIPCKLAPLDTDEIIIYTIYLPDFIELKSDLSQFLTSKELKKAQRFFKEIDRSRFIIYRSILKFVLAAHTKLNVKNIYLDYQFNKKPYLASHPWLFFNLSHSEDFAAIAVSRKNVGLDIEYMSKDFNFTSLLPDVFDDNQVLQIQNAADKKHAFYTSWTRKEAFVKALGKGIDEDFKQIPSLDGQHKIDFSLIKNSKNWQVNSFNLADSYLGAVAFENLSAISRNLVFYIMPNKMEALLEMAQIKNN from the coding sequence ATGAGAACATTTAAACCTGTCATTGAATATTCAACGATAAAGGACATAAAACTGATTCCTTGTAAACTCGCACCATTAGATACTGATGAAATAATCATTTACACCATCTATCTGCCTGATTTTATCGAACTAAAATCTGATTTATCTCAGTTTCTAACTTCTAAAGAACTTAAGAAAGCACAACGTTTTTTTAAAGAAATAGACCGAAGCAGATTCATTATATACAGATCAATTTTAAAGTTCGTTTTAGCAGCTCACACCAAATTGAATGTAAAGAATATTTATCTGGATTATCAATTTAACAAAAAACCATATTTGGCTTCACATCCTTGGTTGTTTTTTAATCTCTCACATTCTGAAGACTTTGCAGCTATAGCAGTTTCGCGCAAAAATGTTGGATTAGATATTGAATATATGTCTAAAGATTTCAATTTTACAAGTCTTCTTCCAGATGTGTTTGACGACAATCAAGTTTTGCAGATTCAAAATGCTGCCGATAAAAAACATGCTTTTTATACTTCCTGGACACGCAAAGAAGCTTTTGTAAAGGCGTTAGGAAAAGGCATAGATGAAGATTTTAAACAAATTCCGAGTTTAGATGGACAGCATAAAATTGATTTTAGCCTCATCAAAAACAGTAAAAACTGGCAGGTAAATAGTTTTAATCTTGCAGATTCTTATTTGGGCGCTGTTGCATTTGAAAACCTATCGGCAATTAGTAGAAATTTGGTATTCTACATTATGCCAAATAAAATGGAAGCACTTCTAGAAATGGCTCAAATCAAGAATAATTAA
- a CDS encoding helix-turn-helix transcriptional regulator: MEKRARKTAINEEVVLLGTRIAEIIKEKGLKTRIVAHDADLDVENLRKYMKGKQEMKITTMLKIVKSLGVSIEDLFNFLEKE, encoded by the coding sequence ATGGAAAAAAGAGCTAGAAAAACAGCAATAAATGAAGAAGTTGTTCTTTTAGGAACACGTATTGCAGAAATTATAAAAGAAAAAGGATTAAAAACTAGAATAGTAGCGCATGATGCTGATTTAGACGTAGAGAACCTAAGAAAGTACATGAAAGGGAAACAAGAAATGAAAATTACAACCATGCTAAAAATTGTAAAATCATTAGGTGTCTCAATTGAAGATCTATTTAATTTTTTAGAAAAAGAATAA
- a CDS encoding restriction system-associated AAA family ATPase — MKLVRFKLNSKFRSLPKDFELVFRDDNSLRHERLNQFHPYCFAGLNGSGKSNILEALSLIFFYLECSFSKYLPDDFRSTFEKNQIPFSFELEYLIYKNKENLMIPIKIIKSPNKALEFYRTTADNEIIRVSTIPIREGINKTNAVAKQYLPEIVIGYSSGENEILSLPFLKTRLIHFDNYKQSLISDEKYDKKPLTSLVYIDYSMSQAVLLANFLMQKEFEDEKKDLLYPIKEILKIDKLHSFRLVIRDFTIINRESSNSKEKQLLSQLKEENKNSIIDKLERCSTSSFLTSDNQLILDYYVNKETKKAFQKSFDSSYDLFQDLQTLLELNLHSINNSIKKEIYTTDSMYVSEKMPKPEGKDLVFYFNNFFIKKKGEEKPVLIKNLSDGEHQFLHSMGICLMLKNKTALLLLDEPETHFNPDWRSKFISVLKDSLERGEGNNLARDILITSHSPFIISDCFPDKVVVFKKGEQPMNAKKMNFNTFGTSVNIILEEIFGKEESIPNYSLFELNKIKNRKFTSIKDIQKAKEDSRLLGDSPEKVFLFRDLLLKEEELKKQV, encoded by the coding sequence ATGAAATTAGTACGTTTTAAACTAAATTCTAAGTTTAGAAGCTTACCTAAGGACTTTGAATTAGTTTTTAGAGATGATAATTCTCTTAGGCATGAAAGACTCAATCAATTTCATCCATATTGTTTTGCTGGACTAAATGGTAGTGGTAAATCAAATATACTTGAGGCGTTGTCTCTAATTTTCTTTTATTTAGAATGTTCATTTTCGAAGTATTTACCGGATGATTTTAGAAGCACGTTTGAAAAAAATCAAATTCCATTTTCTTTTGAATTAGAATATTTAATTTATAAGAACAAAGAAAATTTAATGATTCCGATAAAAATAATTAAATCTCCAAATAAGGCATTAGAATTTTACCGTACTACAGCAGATAATGAAATTATTAGAGTTAGTACAATCCCAATAAGAGAAGGAATAAATAAAACTAATGCTGTTGCAAAGCAATATCTTCCAGAAATAGTTATTGGGTATTCATCTGGAGAAAATGAGATATTGAGCTTGCCATTTTTAAAAACAAGATTAATTCATTTTGATAATTATAAACAATCACTTATAAGTGATGAAAAGTACGATAAAAAACCCTTGACAAGTCTCGTTTATATCGATTATAGTATGAGTCAGGCAGTTCTTTTGGCAAATTTTTTAATGCAAAAAGAATTTGAAGATGAAAAAAAAGATCTTCTTTATCCAATAAAAGAAATACTAAAAATTGATAAGCTTCATAGTTTTCGACTAGTAATTAGGGATTTTACTATTATAAATAGGGAAAGTTCAAATTCAAAGGAAAAACAATTATTATCTCAATTAAAAGAAGAGAATAAAAACTCAATAATTGATAAGTTAGAAAGATGCTCTACTTCATCATTTTTGACTTCGGACAATCAATTAATTTTGGATTATTATGTAAATAAAGAAACAAAAAAAGCATTTCAAAAAAGTTTTGATTCTTCGTATGATTTATTTCAAGATTTACAAACTTTGCTAGAGCTTAATCTTCATTCAATAAATAATAGCATAAAGAAAGAAATATACACAACAGATAGTATGTATGTGTCGGAAAAAATGCCAAAACCAGAAGGTAAAGATTTGGTCTTTTATTTTAATAATTTTTTTATAAAGAAAAAAGGAGAAGAAAAACCGGTATTAATAAAAAATTTATCTGATGGAGAACATCAATTCCTTCATAGCATGGGAATTTGTTTAATGCTTAAAAATAAAACTGCTTTATTGCTATTAGATGAACCTGAAACACATTTTAATCCAGATTGGCGCTCAAAATTTATAAGTGTTTTAAAAGATAGTTTAGAACGAGGTGAAGGCAATAATTTGGCAAGAGATATTTTAATCACTTCACATTCTCCATTTATAATATCTGATTGCTTTCCTGATAAAGTTGTAGTATTCAAAAAAGGTGAACAGCCAATGAATGCTAAAAAGATGAATTTTAATACTTTTGGCACTTCTGTAAATATTATCTTAGAAGAAATCTTTGGAAAAGAAGAAAGTATACCAAACTATTCATTGTTTGAATTAAATAAAATTAAAAATAGAAAATTTACTTCTATTAAAGATATTCAAAAAGCTAAAGAAGATTCTAGATTATTAGGAGATTCTCCTGAAAAAGTCTTCCTTTTTAGAGATTTATTGTTGAAAGAAGAAGAACTTAAAAAACAAGTTTGA
- a CDS encoding restriction endonuclease subunit S, whose protein sequence is MENKKVKIKDVVKLINGYPFKPTDRDDLGVNIIRIQNLNNPLAIYNKTAKKVDDKYIVKKGDILISWSASLGVYEWKNDDSYLNQHIFKIEFISERILKDYFRYVIKLALEELTYKMRGVGLKHLTKGQLDEYEFALPNLEEQEEIINRLKNIESLILKRKKSIILLDEFIKSLFLQMFGHPIPNHKNWEKNKITKYCKSIVPGRNKPSVFDGAIPWIKTENLRELSFIDTSTNYLLSESEIKISKNKIIPKGSVVMTSAGKVGTVSIANSEIVLNQQLHCFVCKEKILPEFLLFVIFFQKRVVENLAMKAVISYLNKSKCESIDVIAPDLKLQKKFVDSFYKVDLKKQQIDKSLELLEELFQSFLYNSFAQNEIKEDEIDILMNDELEIETIIQDIKVADFESIAQYNISKDLLFRILERTEEKRQLENGSSKFNKGIVQIYSKNKIEIKTNREHKLDSK, encoded by the coding sequence GTGGAGAATAAAAAAGTAAAAATAAAAGATGTTGTTAAATTAATAAATGGATATCCATTTAAACCAACAGATAGAGATGATTTAGGCGTTAATATCATCCGTATACAGAATTTAAATAATCCCTTGGCAATTTACAATAAGACTGCTAAAAAGGTTGATGATAAGTACATTGTTAAAAAAGGAGATATTTTAATATCATGGTCTGCGTCACTTGGGGTTTATGAATGGAAAAATGATGATTCTTATTTAAATCAACATATTTTTAAAATTGAATTCATATCAGAAAGAATTTTAAAAGATTACTTCAGATATGTTATTAAGCTAGCCTTAGAAGAACTGACTTATAAGATGAGGGGCGTTGGATTAAAACATCTAACTAAAGGACAATTAGATGAATATGAGTTTGCATTACCAAATTTAGAAGAACAGGAAGAAATTATTAATAGACTTAAAAATATAGAATCATTAATTCTAAAAAGAAAGAAGTCAATAATATTATTAGATGAATTTATTAAATCTTTGTTTTTGCAAATGTTTGGACATCCAATACCAAATCATAAAAATTGGGAAAAAAATAAAATAACAAAATATTGCAAAAGTATTGTTCCAGGAAGAAATAAGCCAAGTGTTTTTGATGGTGCAATACCATGGATAAAAACAGAGAATTTAAGAGAGCTAAGTTTTATTGATACTTCAACAAACTATCTTCTCTCGGAATCTGAAATTAAGATTTCCAAGAATAAGATTATTCCAAAAGGAAGTGTTGTTATGACATCAGCAGGAAAAGTTGGAACTGTATCAATTGCAAATAGTGAAATAGTTCTAAATCAACAGCTTCATTGTTTTGTTTGTAAAGAAAAAATTTTACCCGAATTTTTATTATTTGTAATTTTTTTTCAAAAAAGGGTTGTAGAAAATTTGGCAATGAAAGCTGTAATAAGTTACCTAAATAAATCAAAATGTGAAAGCATTGATGTAATTGCTCCAGATTTAAAACTTCAAAAGAAATTTGTTGATTCTTTTTATAAGGTTGATTTGAAAAAGCAACAAATTGATAAATCATTAGAATTACTAGAGGAATTATTTCAATCTTTTTTATACAATTCATTTGCTCAAAATGAAATAAAAGAGGATGAAATTGATATATTAATGAATGATGAGTTAGAGATCGAAACCATAATTCAAGACATTAAAGTTGCAGATTTTGAGTCAATAGCACAATACAACATTTCCAAGGATTTATTATTTAGAATTTTAGAGCGAACAGAAGAAAAAAGACAATTAGAAAACGGATCTTCTAAATTTAATAAAGGAATAGTACAAATTTATTCTAAAAATAAGATTGAAATAAAAACAAATAGAGAACATAAATTAGACAGCAAATGA
- a CDS encoding N-6 DNA methylase produces MLTIEIKNKIQLLWDRLWSGGLANPITAIEQISYLLFMKKLEKFTPNLKKNLKWSTYHSFEDEKLVNHIKDVVFEYIKNDLAQKEEPFAKAMKDSVFMINTPSLLKDCINLIDLIYQEIEKQEKDNNQYFHDIQGDVYEYLLKHTSEAGKNGQFRTPRHIIQMMTEILDPDIDGKICDLACGSGGFLIGAYQYIVTKYSAKTTKDENGLLKGLDGKKFQEIENTGKELILKENTFYGFDVDQTMVRIGMMNLMMHGITKPNIEHVDTLSLDYEKLEAKRLSEAFDPKDKIAVENTKLLGQYKYILANPPFTGKINSETVSENLDRIYPIKENKKLKKNERQKTVQSELLFLERMIYMLEEGGKACVVVPEGLLFNTSFAHVATREILMHDCELQGVISLPSGVFQPYTGVKTSIIIFEKKKYKSQTPQDIDVWFYEMKSDGYTLDTNRKKLKENPLPESIKKWKNRFKEEQKNRKLQHFTIPFVEIQKNKYELNFNKYKDFEYESEEYRLPKYILDELFVLEEEIFRGLSELKESGE; encoded by the coding sequence ATGTTAACAATAGAGATAAAAAATAAAATACAACTTCTTTGGGATAGATTGTGGTCAGGGGGTCTTGCTAATCCAATCACTGCTATAGAGCAAATATCATATTTGCTTTTTATGAAAAAATTAGAAAAATTTACACCTAACTTAAAAAAGAATCTTAAATGGAGCACGTATCATTCTTTTGAAGATGAAAAGCTTGTTAATCATATTAAAGATGTAGTTTTTGAATATATAAAAAATGATTTAGCACAAAAAGAAGAACCTTTTGCAAAAGCAATGAAAGATTCTGTTTTTATGATTAATACTCCTTCTTTGTTAAAAGATTGCATAAATTTAATAGACTTAATTTATCAAGAAATTGAAAAACAGGAAAAAGATAATAATCAGTATTTTCATGATATTCAGGGTGATGTGTATGAGTATTTATTAAAGCATACTAGTGAAGCAGGAAAGAATGGGCAATTCAGAACTCCTCGTCATATAATTCAGATGATGACTGAGATTCTTGATCCAGATATTGATGGTAAAATTTGCGATTTAGCGTGCGGTTCAGGAGGATTTTTAATTGGAGCATATCAATACATAGTAACTAAATATTCTGCTAAAACAACAAAAGATGAAAATGGATTATTAAAAGGCTTAGATGGTAAGAAGTTTCAAGAGATTGAAAATACTGGAAAAGAATTAATTCTAAAAGAAAATACTTTTTACGGATTTGATGTTGATCAAACAATGGTTCGAATTGGTATGATGAATTTAATGATGCATGGTATAACAAAGCCTAATATAGAACATGTTGATACTCTTTCTTTAGATTATGAAAAATTAGAAGCTAAAAGATTGTCTGAAGCTTTTGACCCAAAGGATAAGATTGCTGTTGAGAATACAAAATTATTGGGACAATATAAATACATATTGGCAAATCCTCCATTTACGGGGAAAATTAATAGTGAAACTGTATCTGAAAATTTAGATAGAATTTATCCAATTAAAGAAAATAAGAAGCTAAAGAAAAATGAGAGGCAAAAAACTGTACAATCAGAATTATTGTTTTTAGAAAGAATGATTTATATGCTTGAAGAAGGAGGTAAGGCTTGTGTGGTAGTGCCAGAAGGGTTACTGTTTAATACTTCCTTTGCGCATGTTGCAACTCGTGAAATTTTAATGCATGATTGTGAACTTCAAGGTGTGATTTCATTACCAAGCGGAGTTTTTCAGCCTTATACAGGTGTAAAAACGTCGATAATAATTTTTGAAAAGAAAAAATACAAAAGCCAAACGCCTCAGGATATTGATGTGTGGTTTTATGAGATGAAATCTGATGGATACACTTTGGATACCAATAGAAAAAAATTAAAAGAAAACCCACTTCCGGAATCTATTAAAAAATGGAAAAATAGATTTAAAGAAGAGCAAAAAAACAGAAAGTTACAGCATTTTACAATTCCATTTGTTGAAATACAAAAAAATAAATATGAATTAAACTTTAATAAATACAAAGACTTTGAATATGAATCTGAAGAGTATAGATTGCCAAAATACATTCTTGATGAGTTATTTGTTTTAGAAGAAGAAATTTTTAGAGGACTATCTGAATTGAAAGAAAGTGGAGAATAA
- a CDS encoding site-specific integrase yields the protein MANLKVLLDTRRQRSDGNFNIIFRITHNRKVYTLNSGISTTELYWNEQKKELDKSHPNAKLLNIKLSKEYFKIQQLILELDDSFSISDLRNKIEGKPNAAEFVTFKSFSEKLIAQMLEIKKTGNALVYQTAVNQLISFTAQPNLLFCDIDYSLLEQFIHHLVVKGLKQNSISNYLRTIRAIYNKAIKAKIAQNSFYPFNDLTIKSEKTGNRAVSRRDILKFEQMTLIENSGSWKAVNYFLLSFYLVGMSFTDLAYLKTENVVNGRILFKRRKTHKNYSIKLFKQSESIIKQFESLGNKYLLPVLNESIPEDSQQAKKVIKQWIKTTNKYLRKLGEQQGIVVPITSYVARHSFATTAKKLGYSNEIIAEALGHEYGNKTTNIYLDSFDTAVVDEMHYEVIS from the coding sequence ATGGCAAACTTAAAAGTCCTCTTAGATACTAGAAGACAAAGATCAGATGGTAACTTTAATATCATCTTTAGAATTACACACAATAGAAAAGTTTACACCTTAAATTCTGGAATTTCTACTACAGAATTGTATTGGAATGAACAAAAAAAAGAGTTGGATAAATCTCATCCGAATGCAAAATTGCTGAATATTAAATTATCAAAAGAGTATTTTAAGATACAGCAGTTAATCTTAGAACTCGATGATTCTTTCTCTATTAGTGACTTAAGAAATAAGATAGAAGGAAAGCCAAATGCTGCAGAATTTGTGACATTTAAGTCATTTTCCGAAAAGTTAATTGCTCAAATGCTTGAAATAAAAAAGACAGGAAATGCTTTAGTTTATCAAACAGCAGTTAATCAGTTAATTTCATTTACCGCTCAACCTAATTTGTTGTTTTGTGATATTGATTATTCTTTGTTGGAGCAATTTATTCACCATCTTGTTGTGAAAGGCCTGAAGCAAAATAGTATTTCAAATTATCTTAGAACAATTCGAGCAATCTATAATAAAGCTATTAAAGCTAAAATAGCGCAAAATTCATTTTACCCTTTTAATGATTTGACTATAAAGTCTGAAAAGACAGGGAATAGGGCTGTTTCGAGGAGGGATATTCTCAAGTTTGAGCAAATGACTTTAATTGAAAATTCAGGCTCTTGGAAAGCAGTAAATTATTTTCTTTTAAGCTTTTATCTTGTGGGAATGTCATTCACTGATTTAGCTTATTTAAAGACTGAAAATGTTGTTAATGGACGGATTTTATTTAAAAGAAGAAAAACACATAAAAATTACTCAATTAAGCTCTTTAAGCAGTCCGAAAGTATTATTAAGCAGTTCGAATCTTTAGGGAATAAGTATTTATTACCTGTGTTAAATGAAAGCATTCCTGAGGATAGCCAACAAGCTAAGAAAGTAATTAAGCAATGGATTAAGACAACTAATAAGTATTTGAGAAAATTAGGAGAGCAACAGGGTATTGTTGTTCCTATAACAAGTTATGTAGCAAGACATTCTTTTGCAACAACAGCTAAAAAGCTTGGTTATTCAAATGAAATCATTGCGGAGGCATTGGGACATGAATATGGAAATAAAACAACTAATATTTACCTAGATTCATTTGATACTGCTGTAGTAGATGAAATGCATTATGAGGTTATTTCATGA